A segment of the Brevibacterium zhoupengii genome:
AACCCGCGCACGATCATCGCCATTGCCTCGGTCTCTTCCATGCCGCGGCTCATGAGGTAGAAGAGCTGATCCTCACTGACCTTGGACACGGTGGCCTCGTGACCCAGAGTCACATCGTCCTCGCGGATGTCGATGTAGGGGTACGTGTCCGACCGGGAGATGTTGTCGACCAGAAGTGCGTCACAGAGGACGTTGTTCGACGAGCCCTTGGCTCCGGGATTCACGTGGACGAGTCCACGGTAGCCGGAACGTCCGCCGCCACGGGCCACGGACTTCGACACGATCGAGGAGTGGGTGTTCGGAGCGGCGTGGACCATCTTCGCACCGGTGTCCTGGTGCTGGCCCTCACCAGCGAATGCCACGGACAGGGTCTCTCCCCTGGCGTGCTCACCGGTGAGCCAGATGGCCGGGTACTTCATGGTGACCTTGGAGCCGATGTTGCCGTCGACCCATTCCATGGAAGCGCCCTCTTCGGCGATGGCACGCTTGGTGACGAGGTTGTAGACGTTGTTCGACCAGTTCTGGATGGTCGTGTAACGGACCTTGGCATCCTTCTTGGCCACGATCTCGACGACTGCCGAGTGCAGGGAGTCGGTCTTGTAGATCGGTGCTGTACAGCCCTCGACGTAGTGCACCGACGAGCCTTCGTCGGCGATGATGAGGGTGCGCTCGAACTGGCCCATGTTCTCGGTGTTGATGCGGAAGTAGGCCTGCAGCGGGATCTCGACGTGGACGCCTTTGGGGACGTAGACGAAGGAGCCGCCGGACCAGACCGCGGTGTTCAGCGCTGAGAACTTGTTGTCACCGGAGGGAATGATCGAACCGAAGTACTCTTCGAAGATCTCCGGGTACTCGCGCAGACCGGTGTCGGTGTCCATGAAGATGACGCCCTGCTTCTCGAGCTCTTCATTGATCTGGTGGTAGACGACCTCAGACTCGTACTGAGCGGCGACACCGGCGACGAGGCGCTGCTTCTCCGCCTCGGGGATGCCGAGTTTGTCATAGGTGTTGCGGATGTCCTCGGGCAGGTCCTCCCAGGACGTGGCCTGGCCCTCGGTGGAGCGGACGAAGTACTTGATGTCGTCGAAGTGGATTCCCGTGAGGTCTGCACCCCAGCTGGGCATCGGCTTCTTCTCGAACAGCTTCAGCGCCTTGAGTCGGCGCTGCAGCATCCAGTCCGGCTCGTCCTTCAACTTCGAGATGTTGCGGACGACTTCTTCCGAGAGTCCGCGCGCGGCGAACTCGCCGGCGTCGTTTCCGTCGTGCCAACCGTATGCGTACTGCCCGAGGTCTTTGAGCTCGGGATTCGCATCGATGATCCGATTGCCTGTGTCAGTCATCGTGAACCTCCTTGAGGTCGATCATTGCTGTGGATGAGTGGTCTGGTGAGTTCCGAGGTCGGAATATGGGTGGTGCAGACGTGGTCGCCGTGGGCCAACGAGGACAGACGGCGGACATCGACGCCCAGGTAGTCCGAGAACATGGCGAGCTCTGCTTCGCAGATCTCGGGGAACTCGGAGGCGACTGCCTGGATCGGACAGTGTCCTTGGCACAGCTGCATCGCTTCGAGAGGGGTTCCGGCTGCCACCGGTGTCGCCGAGGCGGCGTAGCCCTCCTTGGTCAATGCCGCAGCCAGGCCCCGGGAGCGGGAAGCCACTGTGGTGCCTCCCCGTCGGTCCAGTTCCCCGCCAAGGTTGTCGCGGAGTTTCGCGACCAGATCCTCGGTGAATTCCTCTACGGCTTCGGGACCGACTCGGTCCTTCATGAACCGCAGGATATCGACTGCCAGCTGGTCATATGAGTGGGTGACGGACCCGTGTCCACGCGAGGTGACCACGTAATGTCTGGCCGGTCTTCCACGGACTGCCTGCTTGCCGGCGAGTTCGCGAACCTCGATGAGGCCCTCGCTCTCCAGCGCATCCATATGACGACGAATCGCCGCCGGAGTCAGGTCAAGGCTTTTCGCCAACGCCGAGGCAGTGATCGGCCCTTCATCGAGCACCGATCGAAATACCTTCTCTCTGGTACGGCGATCTTCTGTGTCGTTCGCAGCCATTCTCCACCTC
Coding sequences within it:
- a CDS encoding helix-turn-helix transcriptional regulator: MAANDTEDRRTREKVFRSVLDEGPITASALAKSLDLTPAAIRRHMDALESEGLIEVRELAGKQAVRGRPARHYVVTSRGHGSVTHSYDQLAVDILRFMKDRVGPEAVEEFTEDLVAKLRDNLGGELDRRGGTTVASRSRGLAAALTKEGYAASATPVAAGTPLEAMQLCQGHCPIQAVASEFPEICEAELAMFSDYLGVDVRRLSSLAHGDHVCTTHIPTSELTRPLIHSNDRPQGGSR
- the sufB gene encoding Fe-S cluster assembly protein SufB; protein product: MTDTGNRIIDANPELKDLGQYAYGWHDGNDAGEFAARGLSEEVVRNISKLKDEPDWMLQRRLKALKLFEKKPMPSWGADLTGIHFDDIKYFVRSTEGQATSWEDLPEDIRNTYDKLGIPEAEKQRLVAGVAAQYESEVVYHQINEELEKQGVIFMDTDTGLREYPEIFEEYFGSIIPSGDNKFSALNTAVWSGGSFVYVPKGVHVEIPLQAYFRINTENMGQFERTLIIADEGSSVHYVEGCTAPIYKTDSLHSAVVEIVAKKDAKVRYTTIQNWSNNVYNLVTKRAIAEEGASMEWVDGNIGSKVTMKYPAIWLTGEHARGETLSVAFAGEGQHQDTGAKMVHAAPNTHSSIVSKSVARGGGRSGYRGLVHVNPGAKGSSNNVLCDALLVDNISRSDTYPYIDIREDDVTLGHEATVSKVSEDQLFYLMSRGMEETEAMAMIVRGFVEPIARELPMEYALELNRLIEIQMEGGVG